One Brevibacterium spongiae DNA segment encodes these proteins:
- the folE gene encoding GTP cyclohydrolase I FolE: MADTEEVTAGLGPAPAGHENKVDQDRIAAAVREILIAVGEDPDREGLVETPSRVARAYEEIFAGLHRDPSEVLGVTFDISHEELVLVRDIDLYSTCEHHLVPFHGVAHIGYIPSKNGKVTGLSKLARLVEIYARRPQVQERLTAQIADALVEHLDPQGVIVVVEAEHLCMTMRGVRKPGASTITSAVRGQLRDSASRSEAMSLILGR; this comes from the coding sequence ATGGCCGATACCGAAGAGGTCACCGCGGGCCTCGGGCCTGCGCCCGCCGGGCATGAGAACAAAGTCGATCAGGACCGGATCGCCGCGGCAGTGCGTGAGATCCTCATCGCCGTGGGCGAAGACCCTGATCGTGAGGGTCTCGTCGAAACCCCGTCGCGAGTGGCCAGGGCGTACGAGGAGATCTTCGCGGGCCTGCACCGGGACCCGTCCGAAGTCCTCGGCGTGACCTTCGACATCAGCCACGAGGAGCTCGTCCTCGTCCGCGACATCGACCTCTACTCCACCTGCGAACACCACCTCGTGCCGTTCCACGGAGTCGCTCACATCGGATACATTCCGAGCAAGAACGGCAAGGTCACAGGCCTATCGAAGCTTGCGCGCCTCGTCGAGATCTACGCCCGCCGCCCGCAGGTGCAGGAACGGCTGACCGCGCAGATCGCCGACGCCCTCGTCGAACACCTCGACCCCCAAGGCGTCATCGTCGTCGTCGAAGCCGAACACCTGTGCATGACCATGCGCGGGGTCCGCAAACCCGGCGCCTCGACGATCACCTCGGCCGTGCGCGGTCAGCTGCGCGACAGCGCCTCCCGATCCGAAGCGATGAGCCTGATCCTCGGACGCTGA
- the folP gene encoding dihydropteroate synthase, with the protein MQQTTEAQTTERQGTKIMGVLNVTPDSFSDGGRYFDHDRAVAHGRELMAAGADIIDVGGESTRPGSARVDEAEELRRVVPVVRDLAAAGAVISVDTMRARVARESLAAGAHIINDVSAGQSDPTMLSVAAETGAPIVLMHWRGYLDQASATFSYDDVVAEVVTELRTRIDEAIAVGVKPENIIVDPGLGFSKNAEHNWQLLSALDEFAALDHRLLVAASRKRFIASLISPDDPKQAEQAAKDQATATISAISAQAGAWAVRVHDPATSAIACKVVAAVSAAAGERRS; encoded by the coding sequence ATGCAGCAGACCACGGAGGCGCAGACCACAGAGCGTCAGGGCACGAAGATCATGGGCGTGCTCAATGTCACGCCCGACTCGTTCTCCGACGGCGGCCGCTACTTCGACCACGACCGAGCCGTCGCCCACGGACGCGAACTCATGGCCGCCGGTGCCGACATCATCGACGTCGGCGGCGAATCGACACGACCCGGATCCGCCCGCGTCGACGAGGCCGAAGAGCTGCGTCGCGTCGTGCCCGTCGTCCGTGATCTCGCCGCCGCCGGTGCCGTGATCAGCGTCGACACCATGCGTGCCCGTGTGGCCCGGGAGTCGCTGGCTGCCGGTGCCCACATCATCAACGACGTCTCCGCCGGACAGTCCGACCCGACGATGCTCAGCGTCGCCGCCGAGACCGGTGCCCCGATCGTGCTCATGCACTGGCGCGGCTACCTCGACCAGGCGTCAGCGACCTTCTCCTACGACGATGTCGTCGCCGAGGTGGTCACCGAGCTGCGCACCCGGATCGACGAAGCCATCGCGGTGGGTGTGAAGCCGGAGAACATCATCGTCGACCCGGGCCTGGGCTTCTCGAAGAACGCCGAACACAATTGGCAGCTGCTGTCGGCCCTCGACGAATTCGCAGCGCTTGACCACCGACTGCTCGTCGCGGCCAGCCGGAAGCGCTTCATCGCCTCGCTCATCAGCCCCGACGATCCGAAGCAGGCCGAGCAGGCGGCGAAGGACCAGGCAACCGCGACGATCTCGGCGATCTCGGCGCAGGCCGGAGCCTGGGCGGTCCGCGTCCACGACCCGGCCACCTCGGCGATCGCCTGCAAGGTCGTGGCCGCCGTCTCCGCAGCAGCGGGGGAGAGGCGATCTTGA
- the folK gene encoding 2-amino-4-hydroxy-6-hydroxymethyldihydropteridine diphosphokinase: protein MTGTEAAPDRIELRGLTVRGNHGVFDFEKRDGQDFVIDVTLHTSIAAAAATDDLAETIHYGELAEDVAGIVENNTFDLIETLADRIADHCLSLCEHVEVVVHKPSAPIQRAFDDVRIRVERRRTAAPHAADPAEPATLAPASASSDADGTDRAGGTDRTEAYLNLGANLGDARDTLDQAVEALDRHPDITVERRSSLYRTAPWGGVEQNYFLNLGLIVTTTLSALELLSVAQGIEVACGRTRELRWGPRTLDIDLIRFGPEADELVSSTPRLTLPHPRAHERAFVLAPWAELVGETMLNTPTGSRPLSTILAELDDQEIARITSG from the coding sequence TTGACCGGCACCGAGGCGGCACCCGACCGCATCGAACTGCGCGGACTCACCGTCCGCGGCAACCACGGCGTCTTCGACTTCGAAAAGCGCGATGGTCAGGACTTCGTCATCGACGTCACCCTGCACACCTCGATCGCCGCTGCCGCCGCCACCGATGACCTCGCCGAGACCATCCACTACGGCGAACTCGCCGAGGATGTCGCCGGGATCGTCGAGAACAACACCTTCGATCTCATCGAAACCCTGGCCGACCGCATCGCCGACCACTGCCTGAGCCTGTGTGAGCACGTCGAGGTCGTCGTCCACAAACCCTCGGCCCCGATCCAACGCGCCTTCGACGATGTGCGCATCCGGGTCGAGCGCCGCCGCACGGCGGCCCCGCATGCCGCGGACCCCGCAGAACCGGCGACCCTCGCTCCCGCCTCGGCGAGCTCCGACGCAGACGGCACGGACCGCGCGGGCGGCACGGACCGCACCGAGGCATACCTCAACCTCGGCGCCAACCTGGGCGATGCCCGCGATACCCTCGATCAAGCCGTCGAAGCCCTCGACCGGCACCCGGACATCACCGTGGAGCGGCGCTCATCCCTCTACCGCACCGCGCCGTGGGGCGGAGTCGAACAGAACTACTTCCTCAATCTCGGGCTCATCGTCACCACCACCCTGTCGGCACTCGAACTCCTGTCCGTGGCGCAGGGCATCGAAGTCGCCTGCGGGCGCACCCGCGAGCTGCGGTGGGGGCCGCGGACCCTCGACATCGATCTGATCCGCTTCGGACCCGAAGCCGACGAACTCGTCTCCTCCACACCTCGTCTGACGCTGCCGCACCCGCGTGCCCACGAGCGGGCGTTCGTGCTGGCACCCTGGGCCGAGCTCGTCGGTGAGACGATGCTGAACACCCCGACCGGATCGCGTCCGCTCAGCACGATCCTCGCCGAACTCGATGACCAGGAGATCGCGCGCATCACCTCTGGATAA
- a CDS encoding DUF3180 domain-containing protein — MQRTSTSTLAVWAVIGTVLAVVVDVVLESQGFALPGLPWFAIIGMIVLSAVLLVLGWPIKKWNDGDRTKEIDPIQAARVAVMAKASALTGAGLAGWYLGNAGYYFLSAPGIRNDLAAGMLVAVIAAAALMIVGIIVEGFCEIPPQDPPGAETA; from the coding sequence ATGCAGAGAACCTCCACGTCCACCCTCGCCGTCTGGGCCGTGATCGGCACGGTTCTCGCGGTCGTGGTCGACGTGGTGCTCGAAAGCCAGGGATTCGCTCTGCCGGGTCTGCCGTGGTTCGCGATCATCGGCATGATCGTCCTCTCAGCCGTCCTCCTGGTGCTCGGCTGGCCGATCAAGAAATGGAACGACGGCGACCGGACCAAAGAGATCGACCCCATCCAGGCGGCCCGTGTCGCCGTCATGGCCAAAGCCAGCGCACTCACCGGGGCCGGACTGGCCGGATGGTACCTGGGCAACGCCGGCTACTACTTCCTGTCGGCCCCCGGGATCCGCAACGATCTGGCAGCAGGTATGCTTGTCGCCGTGATCGCTGCCGCGGCACTCATGATCGTGGGCATCATCGTCGAGGGATTCTGCGAGATCCCGCCCCAAGACCCGCCGGGAGCTGAAACAGCATGA
- a CDS encoding PH domain-containing protein, with amino-acid sequence MNRDLSFSIGADVPFNRVSPKYGLKEVLASMTLLVPMLIVAVVFAIIFTADVPWLHLIWIAILAYGVISTIIVLRQARAIGYAEREDDLLIRRGIMFHKATVVPYGRLQFVDVDAGPIDRMFGLATVKLHTASAATDATIPGLPRAEADRLRDSLAGLGQANLAGL; translated from the coding sequence ATGAACCGTGACCTCTCATTCTCCATCGGGGCCGATGTGCCCTTCAACAGGGTGAGCCCGAAGTACGGACTCAAAGAGGTCCTCGCCTCGATGACCCTGCTGGTTCCGATGCTCATCGTCGCCGTGGTCTTCGCGATCATCTTCACCGCCGATGTGCCGTGGCTGCACCTGATCTGGATCGCCATTCTCGCCTACGGCGTCATCTCGACGATCATCGTCCTCCGCCAGGCGCGGGCGATCGGCTATGCCGAACGTGAGGACGACCTGCTCATCCGCCGTGGCATCATGTTCCACAAGGCGACCGTCGTGCCCTACGGACGCCTGCAGTTCGTCGACGTCGACGCGGGTCCGATCGACCGCATGTTCGGCCTCGCGACGGTCAAACTCCACACCGCATCGGCCGCCACGGACGCCACCATTCCGGGCCTGCCCCGCGCCGAGGCCGACCGCCTGCGCGACAGCCTCGCCGGGCTCGGACAAGCCAATCTGGCCGGACTGTGA
- a CDS encoding PH domain-containing protein, translated as MSEDPTPAEAAGTETTVPEVAVPEIWHRVHPLTPILESLGVLVGIFIAAAYGLQNFFQSAVEDLASGRSVNLTFADWLRSHPLVILAVIGGIILILLLTALFSWLAWRVMGYRVDAEAIYYRRGLLSKKLRKARLDRVQSIDLQQKLLPRMLGMAELVFDVAGGTDSNISLKYLSKKRAEELRDELLAAVRSRKRESGGPADRSAGSADTSAGPADESAPAGGPEAAVGVSGSTQLSGTPEADGDRSVDLSAPENRDESLGVRLSKRLGVLADDVSGEAESSLGDLLAPYNLRPNVGDEGEIIRVPVHRVVVASLLKTETLVSVAVVVLVVITAIVLLAFGIEEAFIPILVGALPGLFATFSVFRKNLDNANFVVRLGESGLAVNHGLFSTSRKVIPLDRIQAVCLSQPLLWRWAGWWQAEYNIASDGGSGDSNLLLPVGDVDQALLMVGLALPDPQLGDGLGADTLVRSAMYDRKSTAPNAAAAEALFHPQPRSSRILDPLVWKRRAYALTESLLVLRLGAFSRRVDFVPHVRVQSLRYHQGPLMRALGLGSVSVHSTAGPVAPQVKHQGTEEAKAFFTEHAERTRLARQRFDAATEEAKAGHSAAAEHNPNPFEEN; from the coding sequence ATGAGCGAGGACCCCACCCCCGCCGAGGCGGCCGGAACGGAGACGACAGTCCCCGAGGTGGCCGTTCCCGAAATCTGGCACCGCGTCCATCCGCTCACCCCGATTCTTGAGAGCCTCGGCGTCCTCGTCGGCATCTTCATCGCTGCTGCCTATGGTCTGCAGAACTTCTTTCAAAGTGCCGTCGAAGACCTCGCCTCCGGCCGTTCCGTCAATCTCACCTTCGCCGATTGGCTGCGCAGCCATCCGCTGGTGATCCTCGCCGTCATCGGCGGCATCATCCTCATCCTCCTGCTCACCGCCCTGTTCAGCTGGTTGGCGTGGCGGGTCATGGGGTACCGGGTCGATGCCGAGGCGATCTACTATCGCCGCGGCCTGCTGTCGAAGAAGCTGCGCAAGGCCCGCCTCGACCGGGTGCAGTCCATCGATCTGCAGCAGAAGCTGCTGCCGCGGATGCTGGGCATGGCCGAACTCGTCTTCGACGTCGCCGGCGGCACTGACTCGAACATCTCGCTGAAGTACCTGTCGAAGAAGCGCGCGGAAGAGCTCCGCGACGAACTCCTCGCCGCAGTCCGCTCCCGGAAGCGCGAGAGCGGCGGACCCGCCGATAGGTCTGCCGGCTCCGCCGATACGTCTGCCGGACCTGCCGACGAGTCAGCTCCGGCGGGCGGGCCGGAAGCGGCAGTCGGAGTCTCCGGCTCAACTCAGCTCAGCGGAACCCCAGAGGCGGACGGGGATCGAAGCGTCGATCTGTCGGCTCCAGAGAACCGCGACGAGAGCCTCGGTGTGCGTCTGAGCAAACGCCTCGGCGTCTTGGCCGATGATGTCTCCGGCGAGGCCGAATCGAGTCTCGGCGATCTGCTCGCCCCCTACAACCTGCGCCCGAACGTCGGTGACGAAGGCGAGATCATCCGTGTCCCCGTCCACCGGGTCGTCGTCGCCTCCCTGCTCAAGACCGAGACCCTCGTGTCCGTGGCCGTCGTCGTCCTCGTCGTCATCACCGCCATCGTGCTGCTGGCCTTCGGGATCGAAGAAGCGTTCATCCCGATCCTCGTCGGTGCCCTGCCCGGCCTCTTCGCCACCTTCTCCGTGTTCCGGAAGAACCTCGACAACGCGAACTTCGTCGTCCGCCTCGGCGAATCCGGTCTGGCTGTCAACCACGGACTCTTCTCCACCTCGCGCAAGGTCATCCCGCTCGACCGCATCCAAGCGGTGTGCCTGTCTCAGCCGCTGCTGTGGCGGTGGGCCGGCTGGTGGCAGGCGGAATACAACATCGCAAGCGACGGCGGCAGCGGCGATTCGAACCTGCTGCTGCCGGTCGGCGATGTCGATCAGGCGCTGCTCATGGTCGGGCTGGCGCTGCCGGACCCGCAGCTGGGCGATGGTCTGGGCGCCGATACGCTGGTGCGCTCGGCGATGTACGACCGGAAATCCACCGCTCCGAACGCCGCCGCTGCCGAGGCGCTGTTCCATCCGCAGCCGCGGTCCTCGCGGATCCTCGATCCTCTCGTGTGGAAGCGACGCGCGTATGCGCTGACCGAATCGCTGCTCGTGCTCCGCCTCGGCGCGTTCAGCCGCCGCGTCGACTTCGTCCCGCATGTGCGGGTGCAGTCCCTGCGCTACCACCAGGGTCCGCTGATGCGGGCCCTGGGTCTGGGGTCAGTGTCCGTGCATTCGACCGCCGGTCCCGTCGCCCCGCAGGTCAAACATCAGGGCACCGAGGAGGCCAAGGCCTTCTTCACCGAGCACGCCGAACGCACCCGGCTGGCCCGCCAGCGCTTCGACGCCGCGACCGAAGAAGCGAAAGCCGGGCATTCGGCTGCAGCCGAGCACAACCCGAATCCGTTCGAGGAGAACTGA
- a CDS encoding Rossmann-like and DUF2520 domain-containing protein, translating into MSQDDAPRLGIGVIGCGRVGATIAAAWRQSGHAIVGVSATSEASRDRAADMLPGVPVLDPDEIAERAELLLVAVPDDEIAPLVAGLAQLGCIQTGQILVHCSGRYGTDVLEAGTRLGALPIALHPSLTFTGTEVDLTRLRQATIAVTAPAPIRPVGEALVVELGAEPVDIAEADRPLYHAAITHASNHTITILAEAMEILTEAGVDDPAHVLHALVDASVANTLQNGRKALTGPVSRGDVGTVAAHLAALSEFSLSRSNPSARNSYISLARSTTSTALAMGRITPVQAQEILGVLD; encoded by the coding sequence ATGAGTCAGGACGACGCCCCACGGCTGGGCATCGGCGTCATCGGCTGCGGTCGGGTCGGAGCGACCATCGCAGCGGCGTGGCGGCAGTCCGGTCACGCGATCGTCGGTGTCAGCGCCACTTCGGAGGCCAGCCGCGACCGGGCCGCGGACATGCTTCCCGGTGTGCCCGTCCTCGACCCCGATGAGATCGCCGAACGCGCAGAGCTCCTCCTCGTTGCCGTTCCCGATGACGAGATCGCGCCGTTGGTGGCAGGGCTCGCCCAACTCGGATGCATTCAGACGGGGCAGATCCTCGTGCACTGTTCGGGACGGTACGGAACGGACGTCCTCGAAGCCGGGACCCGCCTCGGCGCGCTGCCTATCGCCCTGCATCCGTCGCTGACGTTCACCGGCACTGAAGTCGACCTCACCCGGCTGCGGCAGGCCACGATCGCGGTCACCGCTCCGGCGCCGATCCGGCCGGTCGGTGAGGCCCTCGTGGTCGAACTCGGCGCCGAACCCGTCGACATCGCCGAAGCCGACCGGCCCCTCTACCACGCTGCCATCACTCATGCGTCGAATCACACGATCACGATCCTCGCCGAAGCCATGGAGATACTCACCGAGGCGGGAGTGGACGATCCCGCCCACGTCCTCCACGCCCTGGTGGATGCGAGCGTGGCCAACACTCTGCAGAACGGGCGGAAGGCGCTGACCGGGCCGGTCAGCCGCGGCGACGTGGGAACCGTCGCCGCGCACCTGGCCGCGCTGAGCGAATTCAGCCTCAGCCGGTCGAACCCGTCGGCCCGCAACAGCTACATCTCCCTGGCCCGATCGACGACCTCGACGGCGCTGGCGATGGGACGGATCACACCCGTGCAGGCACAGGAGATTCTGGGCGTCCTCGACTGA
- the lysS gene encoding lysine--tRNA ligase: MANTDSKTPENADLSPEHLDPEQIRIRKEKRQRLLDGGTEAYPVSVPRTHSLAEVHAAHDGLEAGEETEDIVGVIGRVVFVRTTGKLCFVTLQSGDGTRLQGMLSLREVGQERLDDFKTDVDLGDFLFLHGKVIKSKRGELSVLADSWDMASKAIRPLPGLHTELAEDTRVRQRYLDLITREQARETMLTRAKVMSSLRKTFAGQDFVEIETPMLQTMHGGASARPFKTHMNAYDIDMYLRIAPELFLKRAIVGGIENVFEINRNFRNEGADSTHSPEFAMLEAYQSFGDYHSIADLTKSLIQNAAQDATGSLVVTLEDGTDYDFGGDWTVVSMYESLSEESGVEVTPETGLDVLDKIAADNDVDLTGVFRSHGKYVEELWEHFYQDKLWAPTFVTDFPVDTSPLVREHRTKKGVVEKWDLYVRGFELATGYSELVDPIIQRQRFESQAADAARGDDEAMGLDEDFLMAMEHGMPPTGGMGMGLDRLLMALTGLGIRETILFPFTKPLAASQEDKAQEG; the protein is encoded by the coding sequence ATGGCGAACACCGACTCGAAGACACCTGAGAACGCAGACCTTTCACCCGAACATCTCGATCCGGAGCAGATCCGGATCCGAAAGGAAAAGCGCCAGCGTCTCCTCGACGGCGGTACCGAGGCCTACCCCGTATCAGTGCCTCGCACACACAGTCTCGCCGAAGTCCACGCCGCCCACGACGGACTCGAAGCCGGGGAGGAGACCGAGGACATCGTCGGCGTCATCGGCCGCGTCGTCTTCGTCCGCACCACCGGCAAACTCTGCTTCGTGACCCTCCAATCAGGCGACGGCACCCGACTGCAGGGCATGCTGTCCCTGCGCGAGGTCGGCCAGGAGCGCCTCGACGACTTCAAGACCGATGTCGACCTCGGTGACTTCCTGTTTCTGCACGGCAAGGTCATCAAGTCCAAGCGCGGCGAACTGTCCGTGCTCGCGGACTCCTGGGACATGGCCTCGAAGGCCATCCGCCCTCTGCCGGGACTGCACACCGAACTGGCCGAGGACACTCGAGTCCGCCAGCGCTATCTCGACCTCATCACCCGCGAACAGGCCCGGGAGACGATGCTCACCCGTGCCAAAGTGATGTCCTCGCTGCGGAAGACCTTCGCCGGGCAGGACTTCGTCGAGATCGAGACCCCGATGCTGCAGACCATGCACGGCGGCGCCTCGGCGCGACCGTTCAAGACGCACATGAACGCCTACGACATCGATATGTATCTGCGCATCGCCCCCGAGCTGTTCCTCAAGAGGGCGATCGTCGGCGGCATCGAGAACGTCTTCGAGATCAACCGCAACTTCCGCAATGAAGGCGCCGACTCCACCCACTCGCCGGAATTCGCCATGCTCGAGGCCTACCAGTCGTTCGGGGACTACCATTCGATCGCGGACCTGACGAAGTCACTCATCCAGAACGCCGCGCAGGATGCCACCGGGTCGCTCGTCGTCACCCTCGAAGACGGCACCGACTACGACTTCGGCGGCGACTGGACCGTGGTGAGCATGTACGAGTCGCTGTCGGAGGAATCCGGCGTCGAAGTCACCCCGGAGACCGGCCTTGACGTGCTGGATAAGATCGCCGCGGACAACGACGTCGACCTGACGGGAGTCTTCCGGTCCCACGGCAAGTACGTCGAAGAGCTGTGGGAGCACTTCTACCAGGACAAGCTGTGGGCTCCGACCTTCGTCACCGATTTTCCCGTGGACACCTCACCGCTGGTGCGCGAACACCGGACGAAGAAGGGCGTCGTGGAGAAATGGGATCTCTATGTGCGCGGCTTCGAACTTGCCACGGGCTATTCTGAGCTCGTCGACCCGATCATCCAGCGCCAGCGCTTCGAGTCGCAGGCAGCCGACGCCGCCCGCGGCGATGACGAGGCCATGGGCCTTGACGAAGACTTCCTCATGGCGATGGAACACGGAATGCCGCCGACCGGCGGAATGGGAATGGGGCTGGACAGGCTGCTGATGGCATTGACCGGATTGGGAATCCGCGAAACCATTCTGTTCCCATTCACGAAGCCTCTGGCGGCTTCACAGGAGGACAAGGCTCAGGAAGGCTGA
- a CDS encoding histone-like nucleoid-structuring protein Lsr2, which yields MAREMRLVLTDDFDGTEAAETVRFSLDQATYELELSTENAEKLRETFAPFIAKARRVANAGGRGRRAGSSAGPKRDTAKIREWAQNNGYQLGDRGRIPLEIVEAYEAAEK from the coding sequence ATGGCAAGGGAAATGCGCCTCGTTCTCACGGATGATTTCGACGGAACCGAGGCGGCAGAAACTGTTCGCTTCAGCCTCGACCAGGCTACCTACGAACTCGAGCTCTCAACAGAGAATGCTGAAAAGCTCCGTGAGACGTTCGCCCCATTCATCGCCAAAGCACGTCGTGTGGCCAATGCCGGCGGCCGTGGCCGCCGCGCTGGTTCGAGCGCCGGTCCCAAGCGGGACACCGCGAAGATCCGCGAATGGGCTCAGAACAACGGATACCAGCTCGGAGACCGCGGCCGGATTCCGCTGGAGATCGTCGAAGCCTACGAAGCCGCCGAAAAGTAG
- a CDS encoding macrolide 2'-phosphotransferase: protein MSTDRSAIHELARAHGLDVIADSIAVNELGLDFQVAIAEAVDGRSWVLRIPRRPDVAERAAVEGRFLTAIAPHLSVAVPDWQVHTEDLIAYPLLPGAPGLTIDADGAPQWHFDVESPDYAKSLGSVLAELHTVDPAAVRDSGIPEFSPAEVRQRKRDDIELVAAEFEVAASLRQRWTAWLDDDSYWPTFTTVTHGEVYPAHQLMDGPINLGILDWTTASIGDPARDFMFHHASVSASAFEATTKRYVEEGGRVWPRFAEHCGVLFSTSPVELGLFALQTGDPGHMKAAGAQLNPVA from the coding sequence ATGTCCACCGATCGTTCTGCCATCCACGAGCTGGCCCGCGCCCATGGGCTCGACGTCATCGCCGATTCCATCGCCGTCAACGAACTCGGCCTCGACTTCCAGGTTGCCATCGCCGAGGCGGTCGACGGTCGATCGTGGGTGCTGCGGATACCTCGACGCCCGGATGTCGCCGAGCGTGCCGCCGTCGAGGGCCGCTTCCTGACCGCCATCGCACCGCACCTGAGCGTCGCGGTCCCGGATTGGCAGGTTCATACAGAGGACCTCATCGCCTACCCGCTGCTGCCGGGAGCCCCCGGGCTGACGATCGACGCCGATGGAGCGCCGCAGTGGCATTTCGATGTCGAGTCCCCCGACTACGCGAAGTCACTCGGTTCCGTCCTCGCCGAACTGCACACCGTCGATCCGGCCGCCGTTCGCGACTCTGGCATTCCCGAGTTCTCCCCCGCCGAGGTCCGGCAGCGCAAGCGTGACGACATCGAACTGGTCGCCGCCGAATTCGAAGTGGCGGCCAGCCTGCGGCAGCGGTGGACTGCGTGGCTCGACGACGACAGCTATTGGCCGACATTCACCACCGTGACTCACGGTGAGGTGTATCCGGCGCACCAGCTCATGGACGGGCCGATCAATCTGGGAATTCTCGACTGGACGACCGCATCGATAGGCGATCCGGCCAGGGACTTCATGTTCCACCACGCCAGCGTCTCAGCCTCCGCATTCGAAGCGACGACGAAGCGATACGTCGAAGAAGGCGGGCGAGTCTGGCCCCGGTTCGCCGAACACTGCGGTGTGCTCTTCTCCACATCCCCCGTTGAGCTGGGACTGTTCGCCCTGCAGACGGGCGATCCGGGCCACATGAAAGCAGCAGGAGCTCAACTCAATCCGGTCGCATAG